The sequence below is a genomic window from Pecten maximus chromosome 14, xPecMax1.1, whole genome shotgun sequence.
ggccccatgttgtgccgtttgttaggcagcatcatctaacctttcagcaagataacgcgagaccacacgttgcaagagtctgtagagactttcttgcgacgcagaacattgttcctatagattggcctccatatagccccgacctgtccccaatcgagcatttgtgggatgaattagacagaagaattcgaaatcgccgtaaccccccaaataccctccctcagttagcaaatgcactcgtccaagaatggaataacattccaatacggaaagtcaatgccctgatgaactcaatgcaacaaagaattagagatgtgataactgttcgaggaggacacacacgatattagggcacggtttcaaaactgctgcaaATGTAAGATTAAAGTCGGTTTAaccaatatatgtatttaagtTCAATATGATGTAGTAGTTCATTTACCCAGCAAAGGTATTGTGGTCGTTTACCTGTCATTAAGTTACCTCTTCGTAACCACCCATCTGAAATTTTGTACAGTGATATCAAGTAGCATACGAATCGCTAACATGGATTTGTTTTTATCTCAACAGGAAAATCCGAGTTACTGGTGACGAAAGATGACACTATCGAGACGATGAGACTGATTCGAGCGTGTAAACTGTCAATAGAGACCGGAAGTCCGGTGGAGTTCGACGAGATGTCTTAACTTAATAATATGACAATGAAACCTGCCTATAACGGGCGGACGTCATGTATATTATACCAAGGAGCCTAACAATAATCACTTGACAGTTATTTGTCCATATTGGACAGACatcatgtatattataacaaaaagtCTTACCATCTTCACCTGGCTATGTTAACACATCgtgttttgataataaaaatttaaataacaACGAGAGCCatacaattattttttcataCAAGATTTTTATATCCTGAATGACATCAGGATTGAAACGTCAAGGCCAGCCTTCTCATAGTAAGTATTGCTGTTTGCAACTGAACGACTTTCCAGAGGAGTTTCTGATGTTAGAACAAATACCGTTTACACTGATCATATAACAATTAGTTTTATCATAAAAACAAATTGGCGTTTCTGACTTAAATATCACACAAAAACTGCAGCTgacaacaataaaatatttccaGTTTTCTCCTCTGTTATCATTAATGGTAAAATCTGGTATTTAGTTTCCCACTCATCCTGATAGCCAGATTACCCTtccagtaaatataaaacatgtaccTTACTAGTATTTGTCAACCAAAAGAGACTGGGTTACATATTTGTCTCGATCTGAAATGTCATGTGGTTACTTCAGAGAAGATGTAAAGGACAATATCACCTacataaattgatatatatatatgttttgtttttaatatttcttaaatTGCAAATCAcacatgaaatataaattaaagGTTAAGCAAATAATGAAAATTAGAATGGTTGAATAAGATATATGTTGCTAAAAAGGTACAAATTGCAATAATAAGCAAAAAGGTACAAATTGCAATAATAAGCAAAAAGGTATAAATTGCAATAATAAGCAAAAAGGTACAAATTGCAATAATAAGCAATGGTGTTAATTCAAGTACAATACaaaagatacatgtaatacataacACCTTTACATAAATAAAATGCGTAAGTATATGGTACTCGCTCTGTCTGATCacttgaaaacaattatatcaATTTCATATCCTGTTCTGAAAAAGAACGTGCTAAAAATGACAAAGATCTCACATGATGAAACCATGTTTATTGCATTAAACAAACAAGCAAGAAACCAGTCGTCTCCAATTTCGTTTGTACCTCTCTTATTACTCTTTGTATcgtgttttgtttatttaactgTAGATTTGCATGAAAGAAGTGTAAATATATGTGCATTTTAAGTAAAAGCGTTGACTTTCGGAAAGAACAACactattatcaaaaataaaaaaaattaaaaaacgaataaataaaaatgagtTTAGTTAAGTGTAGTGACCAGTTACATAGCAGATTGATGACGTCTTCAGTCTTTCTCCGTGTATTTTTCCTTCTTACGGTCCTGTTTTCTCATTACGACGTCGAATATAATGAGAAGAACAACCGCTGCGAATGACGAAGCTCCCATGACATGGAAAGTGAAATGAAACGTGTTGGTGACGTCACGAAAATACCCTGAAACCGACGTTATACACATTTCAGAATGACGTCATGTACACATTTTATTACTACATATGATAGCACAATTTAAGCAACTTTACTGTAGTAAAAACACAGCATTGTCTTGAATACTAGAAAGATgagtaatgttttattaatacaGTGACGTCACGTCAGCAATGGATGCTTGTGGTCGACATTCGTCCAGCAAAAGCTTAACGTCGAATAATGTTGCAGTAAATAAATTGCATCAAAATTTTATTCTAgtaaaaaattatgttatcaatataatgGGTTGATAATATGTTAAGGAAATAGTTGTAGACACCATTGGGgataacacaaatatacatatggACAAGATGCTGAAAAATGGATTTGATGTCTTCCATCTTCCATCTAATTCGTTATGATATTAAGCAAGAAATATTCGCGAAAACCGAGATCGTGAATGTATGCCATCATGAACTAGGCTACGAAAGTCAAATCGCGAAAATTAATTGCGAGGAGAGTCAATCGTGAATTCAAAAAATTCGCGATTTTTTGTTCGAAAATAACAGTTTTGTATGGTGACCAATCTTTGGGTTACTGATATAGGAATCCATAACTCGAATGGCTCATCTTTCGGGAATTTAatgtcatttctagatcagcgtTCGCGAATATGTCTTGATATGTTcgtgaaataaagtatttatgaAATCTAAGTGATTTTTCCACTTTGCCTTACCTAAGACGGGTAGAGCCAGACCATtaaacagacacacacataTGATGAATACCGCCATGGCACCACGGTAACGCTTCATGCCGACAATCTCAATCATCATTGGCGGAAACAACGCCGCTATCATGCCAGCTGTAGAACCAAATATGGCGACAAACACAACCAGGCGCCAAAACGAGGAGTAATACTTCGTGAACTGTAGGACAACTCCAACCACAACCTTAGGGAGACAAATATCACATCAACACAGGGTTTAATACTCTTGGATCCTCTCAACCACAACCTTAGGGAGTCAAGtatcacaacattaaaatgttgtgttatacacagtgaactgtaggaccccccccccccccccccccccccaaccacaACCTAAGGGAGACAAGTATCACAACATTAAAACGGGTTGTTATACACAGTGAAATGTTGGACCCCCCTCCCCCAACCACAACATTAGGATACAAGTATCACCATATCAAAACGAGGAGTAATACGTGGTGAACTGTAGGACCCTCCCAACCACAACATTAGGGAGACAAATATCATCATACGCAATAACATCTTTGTGACGTCATGATTAAACGACGCCATGATGACTTCACGTTAAAGCGGAAATTTTACAATACTTCTCATATATTCACGAATATTTCTGTATTATGTGAAATTAAATTTCAGAGTTTTCACTTATATTAATAATTTGGAGTTGATGTGATAAACATAATCTGACATTCTCTCAGTGCAATACGGAATTCATTAAACTCGTTAGATAATTAAATATGCCACTCGCCTTAAGGTTCGAGCCATTCCGAATTGCTTTGAAttccataattcattttaattcatttaaaatccGTTATGTAAGTTAAGTAGGATATTGGTGCTTAAATTGTAGCAAATTAATGAAGTTCCATGTACAAGTTAAAATTGTCCAAAGTCACATTATCAGATCTGGAGATTAGTAATTGACATGTGGACAGTGACAAAgataaactaaaataaaataattgctGGGCAACACAGTGTGCCTGTAGTCGACTCTCCCGGTAAGGATCGCAAAATGGTCCACAAATACCATAACAATAGCTGCCTTAGATATGCTTAATACTATACAATATTAAACGTCATCATATCCATACTAGTATTTGGAACTGCTAGAATCATCAGTAGTACTATGAGTCAGACGCGTTTAAATCCAAAAGAGAGATTTCA
It includes:
- the LOC117342537 gene encoding uncharacterized protein LOC117342537; translation: MDEESLDSEGPVARCKHRIDCSLMKNKLFILFLAIYCLGNVPIMCAHIYIPTYARDIDIDDQRIAIIVSITSITDFVGRILAGLLADQSSIRSHWVVIISQVVVGVVLQFTKYYSSFWRLVVFVAIFGSTAGMIAALFPPMMIEIVGMKRYRGAMAVFIICVCLFNGLALPVLGYFRDVTNTFHFTFHVMGASSFAAVVLLIIFDVVMRKQDRKKEKYTEKD